In the genome of Hymenobacter cellulosivorans, one region contains:
- a CDS encoding sialate O-acetylesterase, whose protein sequence is MRLSHLLSSACLLTLSYAAQANVTLPALIADNMVLQQQSTVALWGWAEPGEAVTVTASWQKAPVKATADAQGNWLVRVPTGKAGGPYTVNFQGKNQLTVSNVLLGEVWLCSGQSNMAFSISKKPNSGSYTGVINEAQVVPKANYPAIRMFTVKNTVANEPQRDTKGQWQVCSPQTVGEFSAVAYFFAQEIHEHTKLPIGLINSTWGGTPAESWTRRDVLEQDPDFQPILRRYERGLTTFEQDQAAYKRQLAEFQQERAANPQTTRLAPLAPVGAMSNKSPYKLYNGMIRPLIPYTLKGVLWYQGENNADRAYQYRRLFPALIRSWRQEWQQPEMPFYFVQISPHRSQNPEIREAQLLTMQTVPRTGMAVITDWGDSLDIHPRNKQVVGHRLAQWALAKEYGQKKTVYSGPIYHDMQVENGQVRLRFDHTDGGLQARNGPLREFTIAGPDSVFRPAQARIEGNSVIVWNDAVKQPVAVRFAWRAIPSPNFYNAAGLPASPFRTDQWKLKTQGLL, encoded by the coding sequence ATGCGCCTTTCCCACCTGCTCTCATCCGCCTGCCTCTTAACCCTGAGCTACGCGGCCCAGGCCAACGTCACCCTGCCGGCCCTGATTGCCGACAATATGGTGTTGCAGCAGCAAAGCACCGTGGCCCTTTGGGGCTGGGCGGAGCCAGGAGAAGCGGTGACGGTGACGGCGAGCTGGCAGAAAGCGCCGGTCAAGGCCACGGCTGATGCCCAGGGCAATTGGCTGGTGCGGGTGCCCACGGGCAAAGCCGGCGGGCCGTATACTGTCAACTTTCAGGGCAAGAATCAGCTGACGGTGAGCAATGTGCTGCTGGGGGAAGTGTGGCTGTGCTCGGGGCAGTCGAACATGGCGTTTTCCATCAGCAAAAAGCCCAACAGCGGCTCGTATACCGGCGTAATCAACGAGGCGCAAGTGGTGCCCAAGGCCAATTACCCGGCCATCCGCATGTTTACCGTCAAGAATACCGTGGCCAACGAGCCCCAGCGCGACACCAAGGGACAGTGGCAGGTATGCAGCCCCCAAACCGTGGGCGAATTTTCGGCCGTGGCGTACTTCTTCGCCCAGGAAATCCATGAGCACACGAAGCTGCCTATCGGCCTGATCAACTCCACTTGGGGCGGCACTCCGGCCGAGTCCTGGACGCGCCGGGACGTGCTGGAGCAGGACCCCGACTTTCAACCCATTCTGCGCCGCTACGAGCGGGGCCTGACCACCTTCGAGCAGGACCAGGCTGCTTACAAGCGGCAATTGGCCGAGTTTCAGCAGGAGCGGGCCGCCAACCCCCAAACGACCCGCCTGGCACCCCTTGCGCCGGTGGGGGCCATGTCGAATAAGTCGCCCTACAAGCTGTATAATGGCATGATTCGGCCCCTGATTCCCTACACGCTCAAAGGCGTACTCTGGTACCAGGGCGAAAACAACGCCGACCGGGCCTACCAGTACCGCCGCCTGTTTCCGGCTCTGATTAGAAGTTGGCGCCAGGAGTGGCAGCAGCCCGAGATGCCCTTTTACTTCGTCCAGATTTCTCCGCACCGCAGCCAGAATCCCGAAATCCGGGAGGCCCAGCTGCTGACCATGCAAACCGTGCCCCGCACCGGCATGGCCGTCATCACCGACTGGGGCGACTCGCTCGACATTCACCCCCGCAACAAGCAGGTGGTGGGCCACCGCCTGGCTCAATGGGCGCTGGCTAAGGAGTACGGCCAAAAGAAAACCGTCTATTCGGGCCCCATTTACCACGATATGCAGGTAGAAAACGGCCAAGTACGCCTGCGCTTCGACCACACCGACGGCGGCCTGCAGGCCCGCAACGGCCCCTTGCGCGAATTCACCATTGCCGGCCCCGACAGCGTATTCCGCCCCGCCCAGGCCCGCATTGAGGGCAATTCGGTAATAGTGTGGAATGATGCTGTAAAGCAGCCGGTAGCCGTGCGTTTTGCCTGGCGCGCCATTCCCAGTCCCAACTTCTACAATGCCGCCGGCCTGCCCGCCTCGCCCTTCCGCACCGACCAGTGGAAGCTCAAAACCCAGGGCCTGCTGTAA
- the rhaM gene encoding L-rhamnose mutarotase translates to MEEIAFTMQLKPGVAAEYQRRHDEIWPELTALLHAAGIRDYSIFLDQDSGRLFAVQKRRPGHTTNQLPDQEIMQRWWAYMADLMETNPDNSPVVRPLVRVFHQP, encoded by the coding sequence ATGGAAGAAATAGCCTTTACCATGCAGCTTAAGCCTGGTGTGGCCGCCGAATACCAGCGCCGCCACGACGAAATATGGCCCGAGCTGACCGCGCTGCTTCATGCCGCTGGCATCCGCGACTATTCTATCTTCCTCGACCAGGACAGCGGCCGGCTTTTCGCCGTGCAAAAGCGCCGGCCGGGCCACACCACCAATCAGCTTCCGGACCAGGAAATTATGCAGCGCTGGTGGGCCTACATGGCCGACTTGATGGAAACCAACCCCGATAATTCGCCCGTGGTCAGACCCCTGGTGCGGGTATTTCACCAGCCGTAA
- a CDS encoding SusC/RagA family TonB-linked outer membrane protein, protein MLKLYNTARWLPLTVVVGLAPAGALAQATQTVTGRVVTADQASLPGVTVVVKGTTVGTSTNPDGSFSLQAAPGSTLVLSFVGYLTQEVLVGAGPISVTLREDVKQLADVVVVGYGTQKKSDVTGALSSVSEEKIKQVPVQNVTQALQGRAAGVDVTGSNFRPGEAPSIRIRGNRSVRASNEPLYVVDGIPLAQGTGLNDFNPDDIESIEVLKDASATAIYGSRGANGVVIVTTKRGKEGKFSISYNTYASFDQAQRTLDVFDGAEFADVRREAYRTSGSYTTPYPNPTNDFTLFGTDPNVWNNIANAYTWKDRTARIPETREATAEEKARFAQYGFPNVTQIPVYDPSKIQTTDWQKEALRTAFTQNHQLSASGGSENLRASLSVGYLNQEGIQYGQDFTRYTARATFDFRVNNIISVGGSTNASLGVQNYGPDIYGKAVGQLPYAAPYDANGVFQYNPGADANILNPLRDPENTFNERRVARFFTSLYAEARLLEGLRYRLNIGPDFRNARNGQFRGARSTGQGGGANAVSFAQYDQSQNFTYVIENLLFYDKQLSENHSLGVTLLQSAQQDRSEGSSISATNLPYDSQKWYNIGSTYNAQAQSFGSGPFVRRRLMSYMGRINYSFKDRYVLTATGRADGASVLAQGRKWAFFPSVALAWKLQEEAFFKELSYLSELKLRGGYGSVGQASVDPYTTGGTLQQTPYVWDEIAAYGYTPTPGTLPNTLGGLPNRDLEWERTNTINVGLDFGFLRNRVTGSVEVYRANTTGLLLPRALPTVSGFNNVLQNIGATRNTGVEVSLSTVNVEKGKFRWGSDFIFTKNKEEFVELASGKQDDIGNRWFIGQPLGVYYDYQYDGIWQSWETEGLARYKATPGTIKVVDINNDGLINTADQVVLGSNRPKWSGSVSNSVSYRGFDLSFLVYARVGQLLGTGYRPGLGGRFPGMQVDYWTPANPSNSAPRPNSREDQATYSSSMLYRSGSFAKVRSISLSYTFPKELISKFYGNNLSVYVNAVNPFLITKYEGLDPEATDVGTTTGELAQARNLGTKSLVFGLRLGF, encoded by the coding sequence ATGCTCAAACTCTACAATACGGCCCGCTGGCTACCCCTCACGGTGGTTGTTGGCCTGGCGCCGGCCGGGGCTTTGGCCCAAGCCACCCAAACCGTCACCGGACGCGTCGTGACGGCCGACCAAGCCAGCCTGCCGGGCGTGACGGTGGTCGTGAAAGGTACCACGGTAGGTACCAGCACCAACCCCGACGGCTCCTTCTCCTTGCAAGCGGCACCCGGTTCTACGCTGGTCTTGTCGTTTGTGGGCTACCTGACCCAGGAAGTGCTGGTAGGGGCGGGCCCCATCAGCGTGACGCTGCGCGAAGACGTGAAGCAGCTGGCCGACGTGGTAGTGGTAGGCTACGGTACCCAGAAAAAGAGCGACGTGACCGGAGCCCTGTCGTCGGTGTCGGAAGAGAAAATCAAGCAGGTGCCGGTGCAGAACGTAACCCAGGCCCTGCAAGGCCGGGCGGCGGGTGTGGACGTAACCGGCTCCAACTTCCGGCCCGGAGAAGCCCCTTCTATCCGCATCCGGGGCAACCGCTCGGTGCGGGCTTCCAACGAGCCGCTGTACGTGGTCGACGGCATTCCGCTGGCCCAGGGCACGGGCCTGAACGACTTCAACCCCGACGATATTGAGAGCATTGAAGTCCTGAAAGATGCCTCGGCTACGGCTATTTACGGCTCCCGCGGGGCCAACGGCGTGGTAATCGTGACCACCAAGCGCGGCAAGGAAGGCAAGTTCAGCATCAGCTACAACACTTACGCCAGCTTCGACCAGGCCCAGCGTACCCTCGATGTATTCGACGGGGCCGAGTTTGCCGATGTGCGCCGCGAGGCCTACCGCACCTCGGGCTCTTATACCACGCCCTATCCAAACCCCACGAACGACTTCACGCTGTTTGGCACCGACCCGAACGTGTGGAACAACATTGCCAACGCCTACACCTGGAAGGACCGCACCGCCCGGATTCCGGAAACCCGCGAGGCCACGGCCGAGGAAAAAGCCCGCTTTGCCCAGTACGGCTTCCCCAACGTCACCCAGATTCCGGTGTACGACCCGAGCAAAATCCAAACTACCGACTGGCAGAAGGAAGCTTTGCGCACGGCCTTTACCCAGAACCACCAGCTCAGCGCCAGCGGGGGCTCCGAAAACCTGCGCGCCTCGTTGTCGGTGGGCTACCTCAACCAGGAAGGCATTCAGTATGGGCAGGATTTTACCCGCTACACGGCCCGCGCCACCTTCGACTTTCGGGTCAACAACATCATTTCGGTGGGCGGCTCGACTAACGCCAGCCTGGGCGTGCAAAACTACGGGCCCGACATTTACGGCAAGGCCGTGGGCCAGCTGCCCTACGCCGCGCCCTACGATGCCAATGGCGTGTTTCAGTACAACCCCGGCGCCGACGCCAACATTCTGAACCCACTGCGCGACCCGGAAAATACGTTTAACGAGCGGCGGGTGGCCCGTTTCTTTACCAGCCTTTATGCGGAAGCCCGTCTGCTGGAAGGTCTGCGCTACCGCCTCAACATCGGGCCCGACTTCCGCAACGCCCGCAACGGGCAGTTTCGCGGGGCCCGCTCCACGGGGCAGGGCGGCGGCGCCAATGCCGTGTCGTTTGCCCAGTACGACCAAAGCCAGAACTTCACCTACGTCATCGAAAATCTGCTTTTCTACGACAAGCAGCTCAGCGAAAACCACAGCCTGGGCGTGACGCTGCTGCAAAGCGCCCAGCAGGACCGCAGCGAAGGGTCGTCCATCAGCGCCACCAACCTGCCCTACGACAGCCAGAAGTGGTACAACATCGGCTCGACCTACAACGCCCAGGCCCAGAGCTTCGGCTCCGGCCCCTTCGTGCGGCGTCGGCTGATGTCGTACATGGGCCGGATCAACTACTCGTTCAAGGACCGCTACGTGCTGACGGCCACCGGCCGAGCAGACGGGGCCTCGGTGCTGGCTCAGGGCCGTAAATGGGCATTTTTTCCCTCGGTGGCCCTGGCCTGGAAGCTGCAGGAGGAGGCGTTCTTCAAGGAACTGAGCTACCTTAGTGAGCTGAAGCTGCGCGGCGGCTACGGCTCGGTCGGCCAGGCCTCGGTAGACCCCTACACCACCGGTGGCACCTTGCAGCAAACGCCCTACGTGTGGGATGAAATAGCGGCCTACGGCTACACGCCTACGCCCGGCACTTTGCCCAACACCCTGGGCGGCCTGCCCAACCGGGACCTGGAGTGGGAGCGGACCAATACCATCAACGTGGGTCTGGACTTCGGCTTTCTGCGCAACCGCGTGACGGGCTCGGTGGAAGTGTACCGCGCCAACACCACCGGCCTGCTCCTGCCTCGCGCTTTGCCCACCGTTTCGGGCTTCAACAACGTGCTCCAGAACATCGGCGCCACGCGCAATACCGGCGTCGAAGTGTCCTTATCGACGGTGAACGTGGAGAAGGGCAAGTTCCGCTGGGGCTCCGACTTCATCTTCACCAAAAACAAGGAGGAATTCGTGGAGCTGGCCTCGGGCAAGCAGGACGACATCGGCAACCGCTGGTTTATTGGTCAGCCCCTGGGCGTCTACTACGACTACCAATACGACGGAATCTGGCAGAGCTGGGAAACCGAGGGCCTGGCCCGCTACAAGGCCACGCCGGGCACCATCAAGGTGGTCGACATCAACAACGACGGCCTGATCAACACGGCCGACCAGGTGGTGCTGGGCTCGAACCGGCCGAAGTGGAGCGGCAGCGTGAGCAACTCCGTGTCGTACCGCGGCTTTGATCTGAGCTTTCTGGTGTATGCCCGGGTGGGCCAATTGCTGGGCACCGGCTACCGGCCCGGCCTCGGCGGCCGTTTCCCCGGCATGCAGGTCGATTACTGGACGCCGGCAAACCCCAGCAACAGCGCCCCGCGCCCCAACAGCCGCGAAGACCAGGCCACCTACAGCTCCTCGATGCTCTACCGCAGCGGCAGCTTTGCCAAGGTGCGCAGCATCTCGCTCAGCTACACCTTTCCCAAGGAGCTGATTTCCAAGTTCTACGGCAACAACCTGAGCGTGTACGTCAACGCGGTGAACCCCTTCCTGATTACCAAGTACGAGGGCCTCGACCCTGAAGCTACCGACGTGGGTACTACCACCGGTGAGCTGGCCCAGGCCCGCAACCTGGGCACCAAGAGCCTGGTGTTTGGCCTGCGCCTCGGTTTCTAA
- a CDS encoding RagB/SusD family nutrient uptake outer membrane protein has product MKRPSTLLLAALVSSLAFTTSCKDFLEEELVSTLTNDYYETEQGLEDLVKAAYEPTRFKYANEHSYAMFNFGTDEFTHADQVNYIYWNTYDRNRLNTGNGIESFVHDVWTADYDGINRCNIGIEKIPLVNGTSSLATPTQKTQRVAELRFLRAYYYFQLVQQYGAIPVSTKATESVQLEYTRTPVPEVYRLIVSDLRFAADNLSATTSEFGRATKGAAQHYLAKVYLTRGSAVQDQRGQQATDIDSAAYYADQVITSQRFALESDFGKLWDISSYANSRAAQTSREIIFSTQFNNVTALAGRFGNRVHSYFTMFYEDQPGMARDLLNDRPFRRLMATNYTMDIYDRKNDSRFYKSFKTAWLANNSATIPKWTAADAPTPALVGQNKFALGDTAIFIVVNTAQQTAWTEQRIARARYRTFARYYRTASGGTASAYDPTGPVGVRNKYPQLVKYIDPFRQGAGVNEEAGTRDGVLARLAETYLIAAEAYGRKGDYSKALTYINTLRNRAAYKAGEVKPTAFSLVEGGTRGDVSSTAAALQVTTAKFTSNDPAELYPASVTSQKDRFIHFILNERTRELAGELHRWEDLVRTETLVDRAKAFNPDTRDNIQAYHKLRPIPREHLERISRNGQPLNADQRQAEQNPGY; this is encoded by the coding sequence ATGAAACGCCCCTCAACCTTGCTGCTGGCGGCCCTGGTGTCGTCGCTGGCTTTTACTACTTCCTGCAAAGACTTTCTGGAGGAAGAGCTGGTTTCGACCCTGACCAATGACTACTACGAAACCGAGCAGGGCCTGGAAGACCTGGTGAAGGCCGCCTACGAGCCCACCCGCTTCAAGTACGCCAACGAGCATAGCTACGCCATGTTCAACTTCGGCACCGACGAATTCACCCACGCCGACCAGGTCAACTACATCTACTGGAACACCTATGATAGAAACCGCCTGAACACCGGCAACGGCATCGAGAGCTTCGTACACGACGTGTGGACGGCTGACTACGACGGCATCAACCGCTGCAACATCGGCATCGAGAAGATTCCGCTCGTCAACGGTACCAGCTCATTAGCCACGCCCACCCAAAAGACCCAGCGCGTGGCCGAGCTGCGGTTTTTGCGGGCCTATTACTACTTCCAGCTCGTGCAGCAGTACGGGGCTATTCCGGTGTCGACCAAAGCCACCGAGAGCGTGCAGCTCGAATACACCCGTACGCCCGTGCCCGAGGTGTACCGGTTAATTGTCAGTGATTTGCGCTTCGCTGCCGACAATCTATCGGCTACTACTTCCGAGTTTGGCCGGGCTACCAAAGGTGCCGCCCAGCACTACCTGGCCAAGGTCTACCTCACCCGGGGCAGCGCCGTGCAGGACCAGCGCGGCCAACAGGCCACCGACATCGACAGCGCCGCCTACTACGCCGACCAGGTAATAACCTCCCAGCGCTTCGCCCTGGAATCGGACTTTGGCAAGCTCTGGGACATTTCCAGCTACGCCAACAGCCGGGCCGCCCAGACCAGCCGGGAAATCATTTTCTCGACCCAGTTCAACAATGTCACGGCCCTGGCCGGGCGCTTCGGCAACCGCGTGCATTCGTACTTCACCATGTTCTACGAGGACCAGCCCGGCATGGCCCGCGACCTGCTCAACGACCGGCCCTTCCGTCGCCTGATGGCCACCAACTACACGATGGACATCTACGACCGGAAAAACGACTCGCGTTTTTACAAGAGCTTCAAAACGGCCTGGCTGGCCAATAACTCGGCCACCATTCCGAAGTGGACGGCCGCCGACGCGCCCACGCCGGCGCTGGTAGGGCAAAACAAGTTTGCCCTCGGCGACACGGCCATTTTCATCGTGGTCAACACCGCCCAGCAAACCGCCTGGACCGAGCAGCGCATTGCCCGCGCCCGCTACCGCACCTTTGCCCGCTACTACCGCACCGCCAGCGGCGGCACCGCCTCGGCCTACGACCCGACCGGCCCGGTGGGGGTACGCAACAAATACCCCCAACTGGTGAAGTACATTGACCCCTTCCGGCAGGGCGCGGGCGTGAATGAGGAAGCTGGCACCCGGGACGGCGTTCTGGCCCGCCTGGCCGAAACCTACCTCATTGCGGCTGAAGCCTACGGCCGTAAGGGCGACTACAGCAAGGCCCTGACTTACATCAACACCCTGCGCAACCGGGCCGCCTATAAGGCCGGGGAAGTGAAGCCTACCGCATTTTCGCTCGTGGAAGGTGGCACCCGCGGCGACGTGAGCAGCACGGCCGCGGCCCTGCAGGTCACTACCGCTAAGTTTACCTCCAACGACCCGGCCGAGCTGTACCCGGCCTCCGTGACTTCGCAAAAGGACCGCTTCATTCACTTTATCCTCAATGAGCGGACCCGGGAGCTGGCCGGTGAGCTGCACCGTTGGGAAGACCTGGTACGCACCGAAACCCTGGTGGACCGCGCCAAAGCCTTCAACCCTGACACCCGCGACAATATCCAGGCCTACCACAAGCTGCGCCCGATTCCGCGGGAGCACCTGGAGCGAATCTCCCGCAACGGCCAGCCCCTGAACGCCGACCAGCGCCAGGCTGAGCAGAACCCCGGCTACTAA
- a CDS encoding glycoside hydrolase family 28 protein — protein sequence MFLNLTFLLPLLTWLGSFTEPVPATAVSAAPADPAWVKETGAKTLPSTKSTFLVAKYGAVADGKTLNTQAIQKAIDAAAKKGGVVTFAPGQYLTGSIFLKKGVTLNLPKDVTLLGSQDLKDYPDLPTRVAGIEMKWPAALINVLDQDNVAITGEGTVDGQGKPFWDNYWAMRKDYDPKGLRWIVDYDAKRPRTLLVANSSNVTLKGITLQRAGFWTVHILYSKNVTADGLTIRNNIGGHGPSTDGIDIDSSSYVLVQNCDIDCNDDNFCLKAGRDADGLRVNRPTEYILIQNCVAGAGDGLFTCGSETSGGIRHVIARNLKAKGTKVGIRIKSALTRGGTVEDITVDNIEMDGVGTAILMTMNWNPAYSYSSLPEGYTQETLPAHWKAMLTKVEPAEKGIPHFKDVTITNVRVRNAKTAISAEGQANSLLENMTLENITMTAETAGGINYGTGWRVKNINITAQDQEPVAVINSTGMKF from the coding sequence ATGTTCCTGAACCTGACTTTTCTGCTGCCGCTGCTCACCTGGCTAGGCAGCTTCACGGAGCCCGTGCCGGCTACTGCCGTTTCTGCTGCTCCCGCCGACCCGGCCTGGGTGAAAGAAACTGGTGCCAAAACGCTTCCATCAACCAAAAGCACCTTCCTGGTTGCCAAGTACGGGGCGGTGGCCGATGGCAAAACCCTCAACACCCAGGCTATTCAGAAAGCCATTGACGCGGCGGCCAAGAAAGGCGGCGTGGTGACCTTCGCGCCGGGCCAATACCTGACGGGCTCCATCTTCCTCAAAAAAGGCGTAACCCTGAACCTGCCCAAGGACGTGACCCTGCTCGGCAGCCAGGACCTGAAGGACTACCCCGACCTACCCACCCGCGTGGCCGGCATCGAAATGAAGTGGCCTGCGGCCCTGATTAACGTGCTCGACCAAGACAACGTGGCCATTACCGGCGAAGGCACCGTGGACGGGCAGGGCAAGCCATTTTGGGACAACTACTGGGCCATGCGCAAAGACTACGACCCCAAGGGCCTGCGCTGGATTGTGGACTACGACGCCAAGCGCCCCCGCACGCTGCTGGTGGCGAATTCCTCGAACGTGACGCTCAAGGGCATTACCCTGCAGCGGGCCGGTTTCTGGACGGTCCACATTCTCTATTCCAAAAACGTAACAGCCGACGGACTGACAATTCGCAACAACATCGGCGGACACGGCCCCAGCACCGACGGCATCGACATTGACTCGAGCTCCTACGTGCTGGTCCAGAACTGCGACATCGACTGCAACGACGACAACTTCTGCCTCAAGGCCGGCCGCGACGCCGACGGCCTGCGCGTAAACCGCCCCACCGAGTACATCCTGATTCAGAACTGCGTGGCCGGGGCCGGCGACGGGCTTTTCACCTGCGGCTCGGAAACCTCCGGCGGCATTCGCCACGTCATTGCCCGCAACCTCAAGGCCAAGGGCACCAAAGTTGGTATCCGCATCAAATCGGCCCTCACCCGCGGTGGCACCGTGGAGGATATTACCGTCGACAACATCGAAATGGACGGCGTGGGCACGGCCATCCTGATGACCATGAACTGGAACCCAGCCTACAGCTACTCGTCTCTGCCCGAAGGCTACACCCAGGAAACCTTGCCCGCCCACTGGAAAGCCATGCTGACCAAAGTGGAGCCCGCCGAGAAGGGCATTCCCCACTTCAAGGATGTGACCATTACCAACGTGCGGGTGCGCAACGCCAAAACGGCTATTTCGGCCGAGGGCCAGGCCAATTCTTTGCTCGAAAACATGACCCTGGAAAACATTACGATGACGGCCGAAACCGCCGGCGGCATCAATTACGGTACGGGCTGGCGGGTGAAAAACATCAACATCACGGCCCAGGACCAGGAGCCGGTGGCTGTCATCAACAGCACGGGCATGAAGTTTTAA
- a CDS encoding Crp/Fnr family transcriptional regulator yields the protein MAAALLAYLHLFGPLPAPDQALIADAWTPRSVAEGGTLFAAGSVCQELFFIEEGVLRIMVAQETGKEVTHFFLAENRFCTILHSFTHAVPAAESIQAACPTRVLAIGKPRLEALYQQLPYLRARIDQIIQQGLLDKIQTRNAYLGQDSATRYQRFLQGQPDVARRVSLTDIASYLGITPQSLSRIRRGRR from the coding sequence ATGGCTGCTGCTCTGCTGGCATATTTGCACCTGTTTGGCCCACTGCCGGCACCCGATCAGGCGCTTATTGCCGACGCCTGGACGCCCAGGAGCGTGGCCGAAGGCGGGACGCTGTTTGCGGCGGGTTCGGTGTGTCAGGAGCTGTTTTTCATTGAAGAGGGCGTGTTGCGCATTATGGTAGCCCAGGAAACGGGCAAGGAGGTGACCCACTTTTTTCTGGCTGAAAATCGATTCTGCACGATTCTGCACAGCTTTACCCACGCAGTACCCGCCGCCGAATCTATCCAGGCGGCTTGCCCGACCAGGGTTCTGGCCATCGGCAAGCCCCGGCTGGAGGCGCTTTACCAGCAGCTGCCCTACCTGCGCGCCCGCATCGACCAGATCATTCAGCAGGGCCTGCTCGACAAGATTCAGACCCGTAACGCGTATCTGGGCCAGGACTCGGCCACGCGCTACCAACGTTTTCTGCAGGGCCAGCCCGACGTTGCCCGGCGCGTGTCGCTCACCGATATAGCCTCCTACCTGGGCATCACGCCCCAGTCGCTCAGCCGAATTCGCCGGGGCCGCCGCTAG
- a CDS encoding SDR family oxidoreductase translates to MHEQITAEVLTGQRVVVLGGSAGIGLATAQAAAAAGAQVVIVSSNEQRVLAALRSLPAASTGHTADLTQEAQLQALFERIGAFDHLVFTAGESLLLGELAFTDLSAIRRAFELRYYGALAAVKYAHPHLRPGGSITLTSGIASRRPGKGWSVGASICGAMDALTRALAVELAPIRVNNVAPGVVKTDLWAEMSDSDRAAMYTSIGHSLPVGRVGEATDIAQTYLYLMQQRYGTGQSIVVDGGNVLV, encoded by the coding sequence ATGCACGAGCAAATCACTGCAGAAGTATTAACCGGCCAGCGCGTTGTGGTGCTCGGCGGCAGCGCCGGTATCGGCCTGGCCACGGCGCAAGCAGCGGCGGCGGCCGGCGCCCAGGTTGTCATCGTCTCCAGCAACGAGCAGCGGGTGCTGGCGGCCCTGCGGAGCCTGCCCGCCGCCAGCACCGGTCACACCGCCGACCTGACCCAGGAAGCTCAGCTGCAGGCGCTGTTCGAGCGTATCGGCGCTTTCGACCACCTCGTCTTTACCGCCGGCGAGTCGCTGCTGCTGGGCGAGCTGGCTTTTACCGATTTGTCCGCCATCCGGCGGGCGTTTGAGCTGCGCTACTACGGTGCCCTGGCGGCGGTGAAGTATGCCCATCCCCACTTACGGCCCGGCGGCTCCATTACGCTCACGTCGGGCATTGCTAGTCGGCGGCCCGGTAAAGGCTGGAGCGTGGGAGCCAGTATCTGTGGGGCTATGGACGCCCTTACCCGGGCCCTGGCCGTGGAGCTGGCCCCGATTCGGGTGAATAACGTGGCCCCCGGCGTGGTAAAAACCGACCTGTGGGCTGAAATGTCCGACTCCGACCGGGCCGCTATGTACACCAGTATTGGCCACAGTCTGCCCGTCGGCCGCGTGGGCGAAGCCACCGACATTGCTCAGACCTACCTCTACCTGATGCAGCAGCGCTATGGTACTGGTCAGAGCATTGTCGTAGATGGCGGCAACGTGCTGGTTTAG